One window of the Rhodococcus sovatensis genome contains the following:
- the rfaE2 gene encoding D-glycero-beta-D-manno-heptose 1-phosphate adenylyltransferase — MTRPLLVVVGDALLDVDIDGTATRLSPEAPVPVVDIARQWQRPGGAGLAALLAARSGHPTVLITALGHDDPGIRLRALLDAHVDVIDLPYQGETACKTRVQASGHPVVRLDSGGGHFVDGPLPSRAIEAIDSAGSILVSDYGRGVAGSKAVRTALSARRPDVPLVWDPHPRGSAPIAGTTVVTPNSDEADREVGNVVRPDDRGDELCTRWGALAAAITVGVRGAVLTTAAGATTHVAPEYSGTVSPTGDTCGAGDCFAAAASVALLEGTDVATAIRRAVDAASSFVADGGAVAISTCEGPVVSNSRPAQPEVTRDGFELAEHIRRTGGRIVATGGCFDLLHRGHVSLLRQARLLGDVLIVCLNSDDSVARAKGPSRPLITQADRARVLSELSSVDAVVIFDEDTPEQVLARLRPDVWVKGGDYTDRPIPESDVVSSGGGKTVVLPTLQGYSTTGIVDGINATRMSIL, encoded by the coding sequence GTGACCCGGCCGCTGCTCGTCGTCGTCGGCGATGCACTGCTCGACGTGGACATCGACGGAACCGCGACTCGGCTCAGTCCTGAGGCGCCCGTACCTGTGGTGGACATAGCTCGTCAGTGGCAACGTCCAGGAGGCGCTGGGCTGGCTGCTCTCCTGGCGGCGCGCAGCGGCCATCCCACGGTGCTGATCACCGCATTGGGACACGACGATCCCGGAATCCGGCTGCGAGCTCTACTCGATGCCCACGTCGACGTCATCGACCTGCCATACCAGGGCGAGACCGCCTGTAAAACAAGGGTTCAAGCGTCAGGCCATCCTGTAGTGCGCCTAGATTCAGGGGGTGGGCACTTCGTCGACGGACCGCTGCCGTCGCGGGCGATCGAGGCAATCGACTCTGCAGGATCGATTTTGGTGTCGGACTACGGCCGCGGAGTAGCGGGATCAAAGGCGGTACGAACCGCCCTGTCCGCACGACGGCCGGATGTACCGCTGGTGTGGGATCCGCACCCCCGCGGCTCCGCTCCGATAGCCGGTACGACCGTCGTGACCCCCAACTCGGACGAAGCTGATCGCGAGGTCGGCAACGTAGTGCGTCCAGACGATCGCGGTGACGAATTGTGCACCAGGTGGGGCGCATTGGCTGCGGCCATCACTGTCGGCGTGCGCGGCGCGGTGCTCACCACAGCAGCGGGCGCCACGACCCACGTTGCTCCTGAATACTCCGGGACCGTCTCGCCGACTGGCGACACCTGCGGCGCAGGCGACTGTTTCGCAGCCGCCGCATCCGTAGCACTGCTCGAAGGCACGGACGTAGCCACTGCCATTCGACGAGCCGTCGATGCTGCGTCTTCCTTCGTTGCCGACGGCGGAGCAGTAGCCATCTCGACGTGCGAGGGCCCTGTCGTGTCGAACAGTCGCCCCGCACAGCCAGAGGTCACCCGCGACGGTTTCGAGTTGGCCGAGCATATCCGACGGACCGGCGGCCGAATCGTCGCGACCGGCGGGTGTTTCGATCTTCTCCATCGCGGGCACGTCAGCTTGCTTCGTCAAGCGCGGCTGCTCGGTGATGTCCTGATCGTGTGTCTCAATTCCGACGACTCGGTGGCTCGCGCGAAAGGCCCGAGCAGACCGCTGATCACCCAAGCAGACCGCGCCCGCGTTCTGTCGGAACTCAGTTCGGTCGATGCCGTAGTGATCTTCGACGAGGACACTCCCGAACAAGTACTCGCACGCCTTCGTCCCGACGTGTGGGTCAAGGGAGGCGACTACACCGACCGACCGATTCCGGAGTCGGACGTCGTGTCCTCAGGCGGCGGCAAGACCGTCGTTCTTCCCACCTTGCAGGGATATTCGACCACCGGCATCGTGGATGGCATCAACGCCACCCGAATGTCGATCCTGTAA
- a CDS encoding carbamoyltransferase family protein has translation MRVLGINAVFHDSAAALVVDGHTVAAAEEERFSRRKHAKRPVPFSSWELPEEAIAWCLRQGDLDISEIDAVAYSYDPDYVDPESAGLDENWEYLRTTYARRAPYFLRAAFSSYDPANFRYVRHHIAHAASAGLASPGGDGAVLVLDGRGERGSMLAGEYRHGKLDILAMQELPHSLGFLYEELTEHLGFARSSDEYKVMAIASYGTPRYLDELRKFVRTTGDGGFRTDRFDWNRFAPRRARGEGFEQEHADLACSVQAVLEEVLLELCTWLANKTAARHLTLAGGTALNCVANTRVHSDGPFESLWIQPASGDSGTALGAALTLAAEAGDEIMPMTGAALGRSWSDDDIEAILRTARVRYTKPADIGTEAARILAENGVIGWFQGRSEFGPRALGNRSLLAHPGHKSNVERLNDIKGREQFRPVAPMVLESRASEIFARGPIPSPYMLFVHDVDPQWRERLGAVTHVDGTARIQTIDPKRDALMASVLTEFDRLTGTPVVVNTSLNTAGRPMVDSPHDALELFGSAPVDALAIGSFLVSRT, from the coding sequence ATGCGTGTTCTCGGCATCAACGCCGTCTTTCATGACTCGGCCGCAGCGCTCGTCGTCGATGGACACACAGTCGCAGCCGCAGAGGAAGAGCGATTCAGCAGGCGAAAGCACGCCAAGCGGCCGGTGCCGTTCTCGTCGTGGGAACTACCCGAAGAGGCAATAGCGTGGTGTCTGCGCCAAGGCGACCTGGATATCTCCGAAATCGATGCGGTCGCGTACTCCTACGATCCTGACTACGTCGATCCGGAATCGGCGGGCCTGGACGAGAACTGGGAATACCTACGCACCACATATGCGCGACGAGCGCCGTACTTCCTTCGCGCAGCATTTTCGTCCTACGATCCCGCGAACTTTCGATACGTACGCCACCACATCGCGCATGCCGCCTCAGCAGGACTCGCGAGTCCCGGGGGCGACGGAGCTGTGCTGGTGCTGGACGGACGTGGTGAGCGAGGATCCATGCTCGCAGGCGAGTACCGACACGGCAAGCTCGATATCCTTGCCATGCAGGAGCTTCCACATTCACTCGGCTTCCTCTACGAGGAGCTGACCGAGCATCTCGGTTTCGCGCGGTCGAGTGACGAATACAAGGTCATGGCCATAGCGTCGTACGGCACTCCCCGCTATCTCGACGAGCTGCGAAAATTTGTTCGCACGACCGGCGACGGCGGGTTCCGCACCGATCGGTTCGACTGGAACAGGTTCGCACCCAGGCGAGCTCGCGGTGAAGGCTTCGAGCAAGAACATGCAGATCTGGCGTGCAGCGTGCAGGCAGTTCTGGAAGAGGTGCTACTCGAACTGTGCACATGGCTGGCCAACAAGACCGCCGCCCGCCACCTCACGCTCGCGGGCGGCACTGCACTCAATTGTGTCGCCAACACCCGGGTTCATTCCGACGGGCCGTTCGAGAGCTTATGGATACAACCCGCGTCCGGCGACTCGGGCACGGCGTTGGGTGCAGCACTGACCCTCGCTGCAGAAGCGGGCGACGAGATCATGCCGATGACCGGCGCCGCGCTGGGTCGATCGTGGTCCGACGACGACATCGAGGCCATCCTGCGCACTGCGCGCGTGCGATACACCAAGCCTGCAGACATCGGCACCGAGGCAGCCCGCATACTGGCCGAGAACGGGGTTATCGGCTGGTTTCAGGGCCGATCCGAGTTCGGTCCACGCGCACTGGGCAACCGGTCTCTGCTCGCGCATCCCGGTCACAAGTCGAACGTGGAGCGTCTCAACGACATCAAAGGCCGTGAACAGTTTCGCCCGGTCGCCCCCATGGTGCTCGAATCCCGCGCCTCGGAGATTTTTGCTCGAGGACCCATACCCAGTCCCTACATGCTGTTCGTGCACGATGTCGACCCGCAGTGGCGCGAGCGCCTCGGGGCAGTCACCCACGTCGACGGAACGGCCCGGATACAAACCATCGATCCGAAACGCGATGCACTGATGGCCTCTGTGTTGACCGAGTTCGACCGCCTCACCGGCACGCCGGTCGTCGTCAACACCAGCTTGAACACTGCCGGGCGGCCCATGGTCGACAGTCCACACGACGCACTCGAGCTGTTCGGTTCCGCACCCGTCGATGCCCTGGCAATCGGCTCGTTCCTGGTTTCACGCACATGA
- a CDS encoding glycosyltransferase family 2 protein produces MTSPSQRPPAGDNDVTVVIITHNRCDELRRTLTHMTQLPDAAPIIVADNGSGDGTADMVRMTFPSVTLLEFDANLGAIGRNRAMELVNTEYVAFCDDDTRWQPGALTIGATVLSDYPSIGSVTGKCMVAPSLVEDPITPEFRDSPIARPTWLPGPALLGVMAGLSMFRVAAFRQVGGFCEKMWLGGEEELLALDLASAGWWMVWEESMVIHHEPSVSRQATRRRQLGIRNTLWTLWLRRPVRSAVRRSHAVLASAPRDMKTVSAVVEAARSAPWVLRHRQVVPPHVEEGLVLLEAPQSTSKARRYVG; encoded by the coding sequence GTGACATCTCCATCACAACGCCCGCCGGCAGGCGACAACGACGTGACCGTTGTGATCATCACTCACAATCGTTGCGACGAATTGCGTCGGACGCTGACACACATGACCCAGCTACCCGACGCCGCGCCGATCATCGTTGCTGACAACGGGTCCGGTGACGGAACGGCCGACATGGTTCGGATGACGTTTCCGTCGGTGACGCTTCTGGAATTCGACGCAAACCTTGGGGCGATCGGACGTAATCGCGCGATGGAGCTCGTGAATACCGAGTACGTCGCGTTCTGCGATGACGACACCCGTTGGCAACCGGGTGCTCTGACGATCGGAGCCACAGTATTGTCGGACTATCCGTCCATCGGATCAGTGACCGGAAAGTGCATGGTCGCTCCGTCCTTGGTCGAAGACCCCATCACGCCCGAATTTCGTGACTCACCGATCGCGCGGCCGACGTGGCTACCGGGACCTGCACTCCTCGGTGTGATGGCGGGCCTGTCGATGTTTCGGGTCGCAGCATTCCGCCAGGTCGGCGGGTTCTGCGAGAAGATGTGGCTCGGTGGAGAGGAGGAACTTCTCGCACTGGACCTCGCCTCAGCCGGATGGTGGATGGTGTGGGAAGAATCCATGGTCATTCACCATGAGCCGTCGGTGAGCAGGCAGGCGACCCGTCGCAGACAGCTCGGAATTCGAAATACGCTGTGGACACTGTGGCTACGCAGACCTGTGCGAAGTGCAGTGCGTCGCTCCCACGCTGTCCTCGCTTCCGCGCCCCGCGACATGAAGACAGTGTCCGCTGTCGTCGAAGCCGCTCGGTCAGCACCGTGGGTTCTCCGTCATCGGCAGGTGGTCCCACCTCACGTGGAGGAAGGACTGGTACTGCTCGAAGCGCCTCAGTCGACGTCGAAGGCGAGACGGTACGTCGGTTGA
- a CDS encoding NAD-dependent epimerase/dehydratase family protein, producing MTTSHIHRALVLGGSGFIGSHLCESLLDSGTSVICVDNFSTGNAVNIQSLLEVKGFQLVEHDITEPLPDIGMVDAIFHLASPASPADYHRLPIETLRAGSIGTERALEIASANNARFVLASTSEVYGDPQVHPQHETYFGNVNPVGPRSVYDEAKRYAEALTSAYRRSRSVNTAIARIFNTYGPRMRAEDGRMIPTFIAQSLAGDKLTVTGTGQQTRSICFVSDTVAGLIALARSNEPGPINIGNPVEASVAEWAVRVAAIAGSTAELDFIDAVEDDPRRRCPDISRARLRLGWEPLIGIDAGLRRTVDWFTHPTSPAPTSVG from the coding sequence GTGACCACATCACACATTCACAGAGCGCTCGTACTAGGCGGTTCAGGATTCATCGGATCGCATTTGTGCGAGTCGTTACTCGACTCCGGTACCTCGGTGATCTGCGTCGACAACTTTTCGACCGGCAACGCCGTGAACATTCAGTCGCTGCTGGAGGTAAAGGGCTTCCAACTTGTCGAGCACGACATCACGGAGCCGCTGCCGGACATCGGCATGGTCGACGCGATTTTTCACTTGGCATCGCCTGCGTCACCTGCCGACTATCACCGGCTTCCGATCGAAACACTCCGCGCGGGCTCGATCGGTACCGAACGTGCATTGGAGATCGCGTCGGCGAACAACGCCCGGTTCGTGTTGGCCTCGACGAGCGAGGTCTACGGCGACCCGCAGGTTCACCCTCAGCACGAAACGTACTTCGGCAATGTCAATCCGGTAGGCCCGCGCAGCGTTTACGACGAAGCCAAACGTTACGCCGAGGCTCTCACGTCGGCGTATCGCCGCAGCCGCTCGGTAAATACCGCAATCGCACGAATATTCAATACATACGGACCCCGTATGCGCGCCGAGGACGGCCGCATGATCCCTACTTTCATCGCCCAGAGTCTCGCAGGCGACAAGCTGACGGTGACAGGGACCGGTCAACAGACTCGGTCGATCTGCTTCGTCTCCGATACCGTCGCCGGCCTGATTGCACTGGCGCGTTCGAATGAGCCCGGACCGATCAACATCGGTAATCCGGTGGAGGCATCCGTTGCCGAATGGGCCGTTCGCGTAGCCGCAATCGCCGGATCCACTGCCGAGCTCGACTTCATCGACGCGGTGGAGGACGATCCTCGTCGGCGATGCCCTGACATATCGAGGGCACGTCTACGCCTCGGGTGGGAACCGCTCATCGGAATCGACGCGGGCCTACGGCGCACTGTCGACTGGTTCACACACCCGACCTCACCAGCGCCAACAAGTGTCGGATAA
- a CDS encoding glycosyltransferase family 2 protein, with protein sequence MSDATTVVIVTRDRAEELLTTLTHLVALEPRPPVVVVDNASTDNTAVVVDRMAREYGGLTSIRLDRNGGGASRNVGVAAATTPFVAFSDDDSWWANNALQRAAHVFSEYPRVGLIAARTLVGHDEREDPVNAMMESSPLGRAPGAPGPSVLGFLACGSIVRKSAFDQVGGFSPLIGFAGEEESLAIDLAAHGWELCYVRDIVSHHHPSLSRSSPYQRRVAAMRNRLLTNWIRRPLSRVGSESIRLVRCAVTDPVARAALYGAVKLLPAAVRARQTIPRDIERKLRLLQGALS encoded by the coding sequence ATGTCCGACGCCACCACCGTTGTCATCGTTACGCGTGATCGAGCAGAAGAATTGCTGACCACGCTTACTCATTTGGTCGCACTCGAGCCTCGTCCGCCGGTCGTCGTGGTGGACAATGCCTCGACGGACAACACTGCCGTCGTCGTGGACCGCATGGCGCGTGAGTACGGCGGGCTGACGTCGATCAGACTGGACCGGAACGGAGGCGGCGCGTCGAGGAACGTGGGTGTGGCGGCCGCGACGACTCCCTTCGTGGCCTTCAGCGACGACGATTCTTGGTGGGCGAACAACGCTCTGCAACGCGCTGCGCACGTGTTCTCGGAGTATCCACGTGTGGGCTTGATCGCGGCACGCACGCTCGTAGGCCACGACGAGCGGGAAGATCCGGTCAACGCAATGATGGAAAGTAGCCCGTTGGGCCGTGCGCCTGGTGCTCCGGGGCCGTCGGTGCTCGGGTTTCTGGCGTGTGGTTCGATCGTTCGGAAGTCCGCTTTCGATCAAGTCGGCGGGTTCTCGCCGTTGATCGGGTTTGCCGGGGAGGAAGAATCTTTGGCGATCGACCTCGCCGCGCACGGATGGGAATTGTGCTACGTCCGAGACATCGTAAGCCACCATCACCCGTCGCTTTCGCGGTCGTCGCCGTATCAGCGGCGCGTCGCCGCGATGCGAAATCGGCTGCTCACCAACTGGATAAGACGGCCGCTGTCGCGCGTCGGCAGTGAGAGCATCAGACTCGTTCGCTGCGCGGTGACCGATCCCGTGGCGCGCGCGGCACTTTACGGTGCGGTCAAACTACTGCCGGCGGCTGTACGAGCCAGGCAGACCATTCCGCGTGATATCGAACGAAAGCTTCGACTACTGCAGGGAGCACTGTCGTGA
- a CDS encoding glycosyltransferase family 9 protein: MSAKTAPKGGKVLVARLDSMGDVLLTGPAIRAVARSSASVTALVGPRGVAAAELLPGVDRVRVLDAPWVSLSPEALDPESVRQFIDDVKGEQFDAALIFTSFHQSPLPLALLLRMAGVHWIGAISVDYPGSLLDVRHTVPEDLPESERALSLAEAAGFTRDDAGSTLAVRHPLPTVDAIGLDPFVVYHPGAAVSARMPTAEHSRAIVESLVAEEFTVIVTGGADERALAEYVADGRATNLAGTLSLAELASLYARAQAVVVPNTGPAHLAAAVGVPTVSLFAPVVPAARWAPYGTPMILLGEQDSPCRDTRARECPLPGHPCLSSISPYDVVDAVRRLTRRGCEPYARSEIPIATTMAGGPA; the protein is encoded by the coding sequence ATGAGCGCCAAGACCGCTCCGAAGGGCGGCAAGGTGCTGGTTGCACGACTGGACAGCATGGGCGACGTATTGCTCACAGGCCCCGCGATACGTGCGGTCGCCCGGTCATCTGCTTCTGTCACCGCGCTTGTCGGCCCGCGTGGCGTCGCCGCCGCCGAATTGTTGCCCGGCGTCGACAGAGTTCGCGTTCTCGACGCACCGTGGGTGAGTTTGTCCCCCGAGGCGCTCGATCCCGAGTCCGTGCGCCAATTCATCGACGATGTCAAAGGCGAGCAGTTCGATGCGGCACTGATATTCACGTCTTTTCACCAATCTCCACTGCCTCTTGCCTTGTTACTGCGCATGGCCGGAGTCCACTGGATCGGAGCCATCAGTGTCGATTACCCTGGCTCTCTCCTCGACGTGAGGCACACCGTCCCCGAGGACTTACCGGAGTCGGAGCGCGCTTTGTCCCTCGCCGAGGCCGCAGGCTTCACGCGTGACGATGCAGGATCGACTCTTGCAGTTCGCCATCCGTTGCCCACAGTGGATGCGATAGGCCTCGACCCCTTCGTCGTGTATCACCCCGGTGCTGCTGTGTCAGCCAGGATGCCGACAGCAGAACACAGCCGTGCCATCGTCGAATCTCTGGTGGCAGAGGAATTTACGGTGATAGTGACAGGCGGTGCGGACGAGCGTGCTTTGGCAGAGTACGTCGCCGACGGACGCGCTACGAATCTTGCCGGAACGTTGTCGTTGGCAGAACTCGCGTCGTTGTACGCCCGCGCGCAGGCCGTTGTTGTTCCCAACACCGGCCCGGCACACTTGGCAGCGGCCGTCGGCGTACCGACCGTCTCGCTGTTCGCGCCCGTCGTCCCAGCGGCGCGTTGGGCACCATATGGCACGCCCATGATCCTTCTGGGTGAACAGGACTCACCGTGCAGGGACACCCGAGCACGAGAATGCCCACTTCCCGGCCATCCCTGCCTGTCTTCGATCTCGCCATACGATGTCGTCGACGCCGTTCGAAGGCTGACTCGGCGCGGGTGTGAACCTTACGCGCGGTCGGAGATTCCGATTGCCACGACGATGGCGGGAGGACCAGCATGA
- a CDS encoding SIS domain-containing protein, translating into MSETVRRTDVDDHFAALRTAADNAQIHAVTLDRWGRHLADVFDRGGRLLACGNGGSAAEAQHLTGELVGRFRHDRHPLSAIALHADTSAGTAIVNDYGEEEMFARQVRAHGRAGDVLVLLSTSGTSRNVLAAAKAAQEIGVVSWSLTGPAPNPLAETSDSAIAVEAPTTATVQEIHLALVHGLCISLDRALGVRL; encoded by the coding sequence ATGAGCGAGACGGTGAGAAGAACAGACGTCGACGATCATTTCGCGGCGCTGCGGACGGCCGCGGACAACGCACAGATTCATGCGGTGACGTTGGACCGGTGGGGCCGTCACCTCGCGGACGTATTCGATCGAGGCGGCCGATTGCTCGCATGCGGAAACGGTGGCAGCGCCGCCGAGGCGCAACATCTGACAGGGGAACTGGTCGGACGCTTCCGCCACGATCGGCACCCTCTGTCCGCCATCGCATTACATGCCGACACCTCGGCCGGTACTGCGATAGTCAACGACTACGGCGAAGAAGAGATGTTCGCCCGCCAGGTTCGAGCCCACGGACGTGCCGGAGACGTCCTGGTACTGCTGTCCACCAGCGGAACCAGTCGGAATGTTCTGGCGGCAGCCAAGGCTGCGCAAGAAATAGGAGTGGTGAGCTGGAGCTTGACCGGCCCGGCACCCAATCCGCTTGCGGAAACCTCTGATTCGGCGATTGCAGTCGAGGCACCAACGACCGCTACCGTTCAAGAGATACATCTAGCACTGGTACACGGACTGTGCATCTCACTCGACCGAGCTCTCGGAGTGCGGCTGTGA
- a CDS encoding glycosyltransferase, giving the protein MKIALVSEHASPLAALGGVDAGGQNVHVAELARSLAALGHSITVYTRRDDADGPDTVTTEAGYRVTRVAAGPAEPIPKDDLLPYMDEFREVLAQVWREDRPDVVHAHFWMSGLASRSAARAVGLPYVITFHALGEVKRRHQGSADTSPPDRIEIERDLACGAARVVATCSDEAFELTRMGVEPSRISVVPCGVDLDTFTASGPAFARSTEGRCRVVTVGRMVRRKGFATVIEALPDMPDVELVLVGGPQAGNFDSDPEVERLSSTARRLGVRDRVRMIGQVSRADMPALLRSADVVVCAPWYEPFGIVPLEAMACGIPVVASAVGGLLDTVVDGRTGALVPPRDSSKIASAVNRISRDDQLRKTYSINALERSLRYSWDRIAKDTVRAYSRIDRTATDSSVAGTR; this is encoded by the coding sequence ATGAAAATCGCACTCGTCTCGGAACACGCAAGCCCCCTCGCTGCGCTCGGTGGCGTCGATGCCGGGGGACAGAACGTGCACGTGGCCGAGCTTGCCCGTTCGTTGGCCGCTCTCGGCCACAGCATCACCGTCTACACCCGCCGCGATGACGCCGACGGGCCCGATACGGTGACTACCGAGGCAGGCTACCGCGTCACTCGTGTCGCCGCTGGGCCGGCGGAGCCGATACCCAAAGACGATCTGTTGCCCTACATGGACGAATTCCGAGAAGTTCTCGCTCAGGTGTGGCGCGAGGACCGCCCAGATGTAGTGCATGCCCATTTCTGGATGTCCGGGTTGGCCTCTCGGTCGGCAGCCAGAGCAGTGGGGCTGCCCTACGTCATCACTTTTCATGCTTTGGGCGAAGTCAAGAGGCGACACCAGGGATCCGCCGACACGAGCCCCCCGGATCGGATCGAGATCGAACGCGACTTGGCCTGCGGCGCTGCGCGTGTGGTGGCAACATGCTCGGACGAAGCATTCGAACTGACTCGGATGGGCGTAGAGCCTTCGCGAATCTCGGTTGTTCCATGCGGAGTCGACCTCGACACCTTCACGGCGAGCGGCCCGGCCTTCGCGCGATCAACCGAAGGTAGGTGTCGAGTTGTGACAGTCGGACGTATGGTGCGGCGGAAGGGCTTTGCGACGGTCATCGAGGCATTGCCGGATATGCCGGACGTCGAACTGGTACTGGTCGGCGGGCCCCAAGCGGGCAACTTCGATTCCGACCCCGAAGTCGAGCGACTGAGCAGTACGGCTCGACGGCTCGGTGTCCGGGACCGTGTGCGCATGATCGGTCAGGTTTCGCGAGCCGACATGCCCGCGCTGTTGAGGTCGGCCGACGTCGTCGTGTGCGCCCCTTGGTACGAGCCGTTCGGCATCGTGCCGCTCGAGGCGATGGCGTGCGGAATACCCGTAGTCGCTTCGGCGGTCGGTGGCCTCCTGGACACCGTCGTCGACGGCCGCACGGGAGCACTTGTACCGCCACGGGATTCAAGCAAAATAGCGAGTGCCGTGAACCGAATTTCGCGTGACGATCAGCTACGAAAAACCTACAGCATCAATGCACTCGAACGGTCGCTCAGGTACTCCTGGGACCGGATCGCCAAGGACACGGTCCGAGCCTACTCGCGCATCGATCGCACCGCGACGGACTCCAGCGTCGCAGGGACCCGCTGA
- a CDS encoding HAD-IIIA family hydrolase — protein MSTTSEKRPVHHAAVDYSVVVPTIGRDNLGPLVLSIVDSIGPSPVAIVVVDDRRAPDTPLKLPPSRAPIVVVHSGGRGPAAARNAGWRVCESEWVAFIDDDVRLPADWAARLARDLGGLPPTVAASQSRIRVPVDSSRRLTDDERRTASLSHAQWITADMAYRRDVLLRVGGFDERFPRAYREDSDLAARVIDSGFSIVHGARVTDHPPAAGSFFASVRAQRGNRDNALMRHKFGPGWRRLVGEGPGRLAQHLFATGAALTTALAFATGHRRTAAAAAFLWLGSTVEFAIRRIVPGPRTRREVSSMLVTSTLIPPVAVAHRVCGEIAIRRSAPTEIAAVLFDRDDTLIVDVPYLGDPDAVVPIEGAREVLDSLRAQGIRVGVVSNQSGVAKKLIDLDQLKAVNARVCELLGPFDTFQFCVHDAADSCRCRKPLPGMILDAAAELGVAPSQCLMIGDVGADVDAAVSAGARAVLVPTARTLPEEVTNARRVADVAYSLVEAVDVAWGRVR, from the coding sequence ATGAGCACCACATCGGAGAAGCGCCCCGTTCACCATGCCGCCGTGGATTACTCCGTCGTCGTTCCCACCATCGGCCGAGACAACCTCGGCCCCCTCGTGCTGTCGATCGTCGATTCGATCGGCCCCTCGCCCGTCGCAATAGTCGTGGTGGACGATCGGCGGGCGCCCGACACCCCGCTGAAGCTACCCCCGTCACGTGCGCCGATCGTCGTCGTACACAGCGGCGGCCGCGGACCTGCAGCAGCGCGAAATGCCGGTTGGCGCGTCTGCGAGTCGGAGTGGGTCGCGTTCATCGACGACGACGTCCGCCTACCAGCGGATTGGGCTGCGCGGCTGGCCCGCGACTTGGGTGGGCTTCCGCCGACCGTTGCGGCATCCCAGAGCCGCATCCGTGTTCCGGTGGACTCCTCTCGCCGTCTCACCGACGACGAACGCCGCACTGCCTCTCTCTCCCATGCGCAGTGGATCACCGCCGACATGGCATATCGGCGTGATGTTCTGCTCCGCGTCGGGGGATTCGACGAGCGGTTCCCCCGCGCCTATCGGGAGGACTCCGATCTCGCCGCACGAGTAATCGACTCTGGCTTCTCGATCGTGCACGGTGCACGTGTGACCGACCATCCGCCTGCCGCTGGATCATTCTTTGCGAGTGTGAGAGCTCAACGGGGGAACCGCGACAACGCGCTCATGCGACACAAGTTCGGCCCCGGCTGGCGCCGGCTCGTCGGCGAAGGGCCCGGCAGGCTGGCACAACACCTCTTCGCGACGGGAGCCGCGCTGACGACTGCTCTGGCATTCGCTACCGGACATCGGCGTACCGCTGCCGCGGCAGCTTTTCTGTGGCTTGGCTCGACCGTAGAGTTCGCCATCCGTCGTATCGTTCCCGGGCCGCGCACTCGGCGCGAAGTATCCTCCATGCTCGTCACCAGTACTCTCATTCCTCCTGTGGCCGTGGCGCACCGAGTCTGCGGAGAGATCGCAATTCGGCGATCTGCGCCGACGGAGATCGCTGCAGTCCTGTTCGATCGCGACGACACACTCATCGTCGACGTTCCCTATTTGGGTGACCCCGATGCAGTCGTTCCGATCGAGGGAGCACGGGAAGTGCTCGATTCCCTTCGTGCGCAGGGTATACGGGTAGGCGTGGTAAGCAATCAGTCCGGAGTTGCGAAGAAGTTGATCGATCTCGATCAACTGAAAGCCGTGAACGCTCGCGTCTGCGAACTGCTCGGGCCCTTCGACACGTTCCAGTTCTGTGTACACGACGCCGCCGACTCCTGCCGCTGCCGCAAACCCCTGCCCGGCATGATCTTGGATGCTGCAGCAGAACTCGGCGTCGCGCCTTCCCAGTGCCTCATGATCGGCGACGTAGGTGCGGACGTCGATGCGGCTGTATCGGCCGGCGCGCGCGCGGTTTTGGTGCCGACGGCCAGGACGCTGCCGGAGGAGGTAACCAATGCCCGCCGAGTGGCAGACGTCGCCTACTCACTCGTCGAAGCAGTCGACGTTGCCTGGGGACGGGTCCGATGA